One genomic window of Bactrocera dorsalis isolate Fly_Bdor chromosome 4, ASM2337382v1, whole genome shotgun sequence includes the following:
- the LOC125778080 gene encoding uncharacterized protein LOC125778080 — protein MAAKSIQKTKYKFVVKMADLCEKKWTHDRKKLLIEIRLKYEPDFVAKKKKRNTLWEQIMRDVKGIDNTFPFSKDESTRCFVNIMGTYKRIKKRNNTSWEGATNWEFFQTLDEVFGSRSSVLVPDAMLESSLNSLMQDLSNDPPDSPTVLDLDATLPSTSTPRNKLTRKMNVLEFLNKESEEDAKVMKKLLDTEAEKLAVEKEKLVELKEIRTLFQKILDKS, from the exons ATGGCGgcaaaaagtatacaaaaaacaaaatataaatttgtggtGAAAATGGCGGATTTATG TGAAAAAAAGTGGACCCATGACAGGAAGAAATTACTTATAGAAATAAGATTGAAGTACGAGCCAGATttcgttgcaaaaaaaaaaaagaggaacACACTTTGGGAGCAAATAATGCGGGATGTGAAGGGAATAGATAACACATTCCCATTCTCCAAGGACGAAAGTACCAGatgttttgtaaatataatgggCACCTACAAACGTATAAAAAAACGCAACAACACATCATGGGAAGGCGCAACAAATTGggaatttttccaaacattGGATGAAGTTTTCGGCAGCCGCAGTAGTGTCCTTGTGCCTGATGCCATGCTGGAATCTTCCCTTAATTCCTTAATGCAAGATTTAAGTAATGATCCACCCGATAGCCCTACGGTGCTGGACTTAGATGCAACATTACCTAGTACTAGCACTCCAAGAAATAAACTAACAAGAAAAATGAATGTGTTAGAGTTTTTAAACAAGGAATCGGAAGAAGATGCCAAAGTTATGAAGAAATTGCTGGACACGGAGGCAGAGAAGCTAGCAGTGGAGAAAGAAAAATTGGTCGAATTGAAAGAAATTCGTACACTGTTCCAGAAAATACTCGACAAATCTTAG